Proteins encoded by one window of Myripristis murdjan chromosome 1, fMyrMur1.1, whole genome shotgun sequence:
- the LOC115370363 gene encoding zinc finger protein 208-like — protein MTMDEVITQMNEEVAKHDSSTEALPTPLLIILSPPPPFLPVPGEPTMSWDSWHKSFENYLEAFGETELFDSAKCALLQNCLGQEGQRVYATLIQGDTTYAAATSALTVHFSSANSPQTHQLKFQQRAQRHGETVEQFVSALERLVKPCNFGDLQERLVLNQLIEKTNCMQLRERLLVEKETLTLTEALAIGKKMESSLNESASLGIPCVSVDSLDTEDHPVQRVAKRRRGRPRGSTKRKKTEPPTTGTTSSSFGHKYSEYYYGNDREYYSSGDENCGNETDEEECDKAKGYEGGCGNEEKVVISQSKTKGNFCPICVGRSFVNANKLARHMRTHTKEKPFSCPICAMTFSQSYHMTRHLRNQHSAGQYVCSKCGTGLKSWAELADHRRTHCPELLSCPDCDKKFEKSSLLTDHIKSHSEDHSDHTGTHRSRKCDGLEKQQSHNNNNYSSNERNSSGRDENETDNCSDKECAGDEQTDADCDTDDAKDKESEVGHEMKDKDGSKAKSYEGGSDNEKVVNSKSKAKGHFCPICVDRSFVNANKLARHMRTHTKDKPFSCPICAMTFSQSYHMTRHLRNQHSAGQYVCSKCGEDLKSWAELADHKRTHCPELLSCPGCDKKFEKSRLLTDHIKSHSEDHSDHTGTRRSRKLNRLKKQQSHNKDDYSSNEKHCGGRDENETHNCSDKECAGDEQTDADCVTDDAKDKGSEVDHEMKDKGSDEAEGFEGGCGDEEEVVISKTKTDRHFCPICVGRSFVNANKLARHMRTHTKEKPFSCPICALTFSQSYHMTRHLRNQHSAGQYVCSKCGKGLKSWAELADHKRTHCPELLSCPDCDKKFEKSSLLTDHIKSHSEDHSDHTGTRRSQKCDGLKKQQSHNKDNYSSNERNSSGRDENETDNCSDKEGGELTNADVDTDDAQDKGTEIGHKIKDKDCGETKSNEGGSGKEKVVNSKSKTKGHFCPICVDRRFRGANKLARHMRAHTKEKPFSCPVCAMTFSQSYHMTRHVRNQHSLSNYICSKCGASLRSWEELKSHMRTHVPALMSCPECDKKFKYKSALVNHIRTHNKIPPNPLCRTCNECGKIFSRKYHLKRHIETHGKSTKTLWYNCPDCQKSYSVLKNFNKHLEDHQKEKNGTCLKCDQTFPCPEELKAHMEIHKTSYPCAICDEKFKEECELRKHEQVHTKEEFYCSLCDKHFSKLSHYKRHVMVHARRESKCPHCESVFLQLTALKYHLRTHTEERPYQCTCCIETFTKNEDLERHCLKHRKFKKAKPYSCTRCDYAFSTLTELTEHMSSHKGEQPMNCPDCGKTFLNKNKLQKHLSIHTGERPHLCSLCAKGFPSAASLKLHVLIHTGDKPFKCSQCSKSFSSSSGLRLHGRQHMAVRPSYPCPDCGRTYGRMTELKMHQRYHTGDKPYSCTCCNKRFVSKHKLNVHMRIHTGERPYACSHCGQTFTQTGDRNRHMNKYHK, from the coding sequence ATGACAATGGATGAGGTCATcacacaaatgaatgaagagGTGGCGAAACACGACTCCTCCACAGAGGCACTCCCGACACCTTTACTGATTATATTGtccccacccccacctttcTTACCTGTGCCTGGAGAACCGACCATGTCGTGGGATAGCTGGCATAAGTCTTTTGAAAACTATCTTGAAGCTTTTGGAGAAACAGAGTTGTTCGATTCTGCTAAGTGTGCCCTCTTACAGAACTGCCTTGGACAAGAAGGACAGCGCGTCTATGCAACACTGATCCAGGGAGACACCACCTACGCCGCAGCTACCTCTGCACTCACTGTTCACTTCAGCTCTGCTAACAGTCCTCAAACACACCAACTTAAATTTCAGCAGAGAGCACAGAGGCATGGGGAGACGGTGGAGCAGTTTGTCTCTGCATTGGAGCGACTAGTAAAGCCTTGCAACTTTGGAGATTTGCAAGAGAGACTTGTCCTCAATCAGCTGATtgagaaaacaaactgtatgCAGCTCCGAGAAAGACTGTTGGTAGAAAAGGAAACTCTGACGCTGACCGAGGCATTGGCAATTGGTAAAAAGATGGAATCTTCTTTAAATGAATCTGCATCACTCGGCATTCCTTGTGTGAGTGTGGATAGTTTAGATACTGAAGATCATCCTGTTCAAAGAGTGGcaaaaaggaggagggggaggccaAGAGGCAGCACTAAACGAAAAAAAACTGAGCCTCCCACAACCGGAACAACATCCAGCTCATTTGGACACAAATATAGTGAATATTATTATGGTAATGATAGAGAGTATTATAGCAGTGGTGATGAAAATTGTGGAAATGAGACAGACGAGGAGGAATGTGACAAAGCTAAAGGTTATGAAGGCGGTTGTGGCAATGAAGAAAAGGTTGTAATTTCTCAGTCTAAAACAAAGGGCAATTTCTGCCCCATCTGTGTTGGTAGGAGCTTTGTTAATGCAAACAAGCTGGCCAGAcacatgaggacacacacaaaagagaaaccattcagctgtCCGATCTGTGCTATGACCTTTAGCCAGTCCTACCACATGACCAGACATTTGAGAAACCAGCACAGTGCGGGTCAGTATGTCTGCTCTAAATGTGGGACAGGGTTAAAAAGTTGGGCAGAGCTGGCAGATCACAGGAGGACCCACTGCCCTGAACTGCTGTCATGTCCTGACTGTGATAAAAAGTTTGAGAAGAGCAGTCTGTTGACAGATCACATCAAGTCACATAGCGAGGACCACTCAGaccacacagggacacacagatCCCGAAAGTGTGATGGACTCGAAAAACAACAGTctcacaacaacaataattattcTAGTAATGAGAGAAACTCTAGTGGGAGGGATGAAAATGAAACCGATAATTGCAGTGATAAAGAATGTGCTGGGGATGAGCAAACGGATGCGGACTGTGATACTGATGATGCTAAGGATAAAGAATCCGAAGTCGGTCATGAAATGAAAGATAAAGATGGTAGCAAAGCCAAATCTTATGAAGGTGGCAGTGACAATGAAAAGGTTGTTAACTCCAAGAGTAAAGCAAAGGGACATTTCTGCCCCATCTGTGTTGATAGGAGCTTTGTTAATGCAAACAAGCTGGCCAGAcacatgaggacacacacaaaagataAACCATTCAGCTGTCCGATCTGTGCTATGACCTTTAGCCAGTCCTACCACATGACCAGACACTTGAGAAACCAGCACAGTGCGGGTCAGTATGTCTGCTCTAAATGTGGGGAAGACTTAAAAAGTTGGGCAGAGCTGGCAGATCACAAGAGGACTCACTGCCCTGAACTACTCTCATGTCCTGGTTGTGATAAAAAGTTTGAGAAGAGCAGGCTGTTGACAGATCACATCAAGTCACATAGCGAGGACCACTCAGACCACACAGGGACACGCAGATCCCGAAAACTTAACAGGCTAAAAAAACAGCAGTCGCACAACAAAGATGATTATTCCAGTAATGAGAAACATTGTGGTGGGAgggatgaaaatgaaactcATAATTGCAGTGATAAAGAGTGTGCTGGGGATGAGCAAACGGATGCAGACTGTGTTACTGATGATGCTAAGGATAAAGGATCTGAAGTGGATCATGAAATGAAAGATAAAGGCAGTGACGAAGCTGAAGGTTTTGAAGGTGGTTGTGGTGATGAAGAAGAGGTTGTCATTTCTAAGACTAAAACAGACCGCCATTTCTGCCCCATCTGTGTTGGTAGGAGCTTTGTTAATGCAAACAAGCTGGCCAGACACATGAGGACGCACACAAaagagaaaccattcagctgtCCAATCTGTGCTTTGACCTTTAGCCAGTCCTACCACATGACCAGACATTTGAGAAACCAGCACAGTGCGGGTCAGTATGTCTGCTCTAAATGTGGGAAAGGGTTAAAAAGTTGGGCAGAGCTGGCAGATCACAAGAGGACCCACTGCCCTGAACTACTCTCATGTCCTGACTGTGATAAAAAGTTTGAGAAGAGCAGTCTGTTGACAGATCACATCAAGTCACATAGCGAGGACCACTCAGACCACACAGGGACACGCAGATCCCAAAAGTGTGATGGACTCAAAAAACAACAGTCTCACAACAAAGATAATTATTCTAGTAATGAGAGAAACTCTAGTGGGAgggatgaaaatgaaactgataaTTGCAGTGACAAAGAGGGGGGTGAGCTGACGAATGCAGACGTTGATACTGATGATGCTCAGGACAAAGGAACTGAAATAGgtcataaaataaaagataaagacTGTGGTGAAACTAAAAGTAATGAAGGTGGCAGTGGTAAAGAAAAGGTGGTTAACTCCAAGAGTAAAACAAAGGGACATTTCTGCCCCATCTGTGTTGATAGGCGCTTCAGAGGGGCAAACAAGCTCGCCAGGCACATGAGGGCCCACACAAAggagaaaccattcagctgtCCAGTTTGCGCTATGACCTTTAGCCAGTCCTACCACATGACCAGACACGTAAGAAACCAGCATAGCTTAAGCAACTATATCTGCTCTAAATGTGGGGCAAGTCTTCGTAGCTGGGAGGAACTGAAAAGTCACATGAGGACCCATGTTCCAGCATTAATGTCGTGCCCTGAATGTGATAAAAAGTTCAAATATAAGAGTGCATTGGTAAATCATATCAGAACTCACAACAAGATCCCACCCAACCCCCTGTGCCGAACATGCAATGAGTGTGGTAAAATATTTAGTAGGAAGTATCATTTGAAAAGGCACATAGAAACTCATGGCAAATCAACAAAAACCTTATGGTACAATTGCCCTGATTGTCAGAAGAGCTATTCTGTCCTGAAGAACTTCAACAAACATCTGGAGGAccatcagaaagaaaaaaacggGACTTGTCTCAAGTGTGACCAAACCTTCCCTTGTCCGGAAGAGCTGAAGGCACACATGGAGATTCACAAAACGTCCTATCCCTGTGCCATCTGTGATGAGAAGTTCAAGGAGGAGTGTGAATTGAGGAAGCATGAGCAAGTGCACACAAAAGAAGAGTTTTATTGTTCGTTGTGTGATAAGCACTTCTCCAAACTTAGTCACTACAAGAGACACGTCATGGTCCACGCCAGGCGGGAATCCAAATGTCCGCACTGTGAGAGTGTTTTTCTACAGTTAACAGCTTTGAAATACCACCTGCGCACTCACACTGAAGAAAGACCTTACCAATGTACATGCTGTATTGAAACCTTTACAAAAAATGAAGACCTAGAACGACACTGCCTGAAACATAGAAAATTCAAGAAAGCAAAACCCTACTCGTGTACCCGGTGTGATTACGCTTTTTCCACACTGACGGAGCTGACCGAACACATGAGCTCACACAAGGGAGAGCAGCCAATGAACTGCCCCGACTGCGGTAAGACGTTCCTGAACAAGAACAAGCTGCAAAAACACTTGAGCATCCACACGGGGGAAAGACCTCACCTGTGTTCCCTTTGCGCCAAAGGGTTCCCCTCTGCCGCCAGCCTGAAGCTGCATGTGCTCATCCATACTGGAGACAAACCGTTCAAGTGTTCGCAGTGCAGCAAGAGCTTCAGCTCGTCCAGCGGGCTGCGGCTCCACGGCCGGCAGCACATGGCGGTGCGACCCAGCTACCCGTGTCCTGACTGCGGCAGGACGTACGGTCGCATGACAGAGTTGAAGATGCACCAGCGTTACCACACAGGAGATAAGCCGTATTCGTGCACCTGCTGCAACAAGCGGTTTGTTAGCAAGCACAAGCTGAACGTACACATGAggatccacacaggagagaggcCGTATGCCTGCTCCCACTGTGGACAGACGTTTACACAGACTGGAGACAGgaacagacacatgaacaagtACCACAAGTGA